One Festucalex cinctus isolate MCC-2025b chromosome 1, RoL_Fcin_1.0, whole genome shotgun sequence genomic region harbors:
- the LOC144007866 gene encoding uncharacterized protein LOC144007866 — protein sequence MVEHDHLFLFLVMLYKVAVATIRTSRERLMTTIRTCRPSARREMGRIRSRLVERRSNLQTRRLLVLQARKLLQARRRALICHFYRSGCVPRRVWKNIRTSDWWDAVVSTYDDGRWMKYFRVSKDTFENLCYRLGPELEKSDTNYRLCVPLRKRVAVALWKLATNNEYRSISHLFGIGISTVCHCVHNFCTAVEKVLLAEVIRLPCKNKLEDMAAHFQTKWGLPQCVGAIAGSHIPIIRPEEYHTEYFNRKGWHSIILHAVVDAKGLFWNVFVGAAGSLHDARVLRLSGLWDLVDRGLLHPQETKNIHGHNVGYYLLGDAAYPLKSWLLKPFNDNGRLTMQQLIYNNKTSRARITAEHAFGRLKGRWRCLLNRNDCQLDKVKSMVITCCVLHNLCEQNGDDFLGEWEDSAIVPEQPDGTESAIAETEGVHARAAILKFLNASL from the exons ATGGTGGAGCATGATCATCTTTTTCTcttccttgtcatgttgtacaAAGTTGCGGTTGCAACTATTAGAACGTCAAGGGAAAGGTTGATGACAACCATTAGGACCTGCCGTCCCTCAGCAAGACGAGAAATGGGCAGAATTCGCTCACGCCTCGTGGAAAGACGGTCAAACCTGCAAACACGAAGACTCTTAGTCCTGCAAGCGCGAAAACTcctgcaagcacgaagacgtgcactg atttgccacttctaccgGTCTGGGTGTGTTCCACGCAGGGtgtggaagaacatcagaacctctgaCTGGTGGGACGCTGTAGTTTCAACCTACGATGATGGCAGATGGATGAAATACTTTCGTGTTTCCAAGGACACATTCGAGAACCTCTGTTACCGTCTTGGACCCGAGCTGGAGAAGAGTGACACCAACTATCGTCTTTGTGTTCCACTGCGAAAGAGAGTTGCTGTAGCTCTGTGGAAACTTGCCACCAATAATGAGTATAGGAGCATCTCACATTTGTTTGGCATTGGCATTTCTACAGTGTGCCATTGTGTGCATAACTTCTGCACTGCGGTCGAGAAGGTGCTTTTGGCAGAGGTCATACGGTTGCCCTGCAAAAACAAATTAGAAGACATGGCAGcacattttcagacaaaatggggGCTGCCACAGTGTGTGGGTGCGATAGCTGGATCCCACATTCCCATTATTCGACCAGAAGAGTACCACACTGAATACTTTAACCGCAAAGGCTGGCACTCCATCATCCTGCACGCTGTGGTGGATGCAAAGGGGCTcttttggaatgtttttgttggtgctgctGGGAGCCTGCATGATGCTAGAGTGCTCCGCTTGTCTGGGCTATGGGATCTGGTGGACAGAGGTTTGCTACACcctcaagaaacaaaaaacatacatggaCACAACGTTGGGTATTACCTCCTTGGTGATGCTGCCTATCCACTTAAGAGCTGGCTGCTGAAGCCGTTCAATGACAACGGCAGGCTGACCATGCAGCAGTTAATTTACAACAACAAGACAAGCAGAGCCCGAATCACTGCGGAACACGCATTTGGTAGATTAAAGGGCAGGTGGCGATGTTTGTTAAATCGCAATGACTGTCAACTGGACAAAGTAAAGTCTATGGTCATAACTTGTTGTGTTTTACACAATTTGTGTGAACAGAACGGGGATGATTTTTTGGGAGAATGGGAGGACAGTGCTATTGTCCCGGAGCAGCCTGATGGTACTGAGTCTGCAATAGCGGAAACTGAGGGGGTGCATGCCCGTGCAGCAATTCTGAAGTTTTTAAATGCATCATTGTAA
- the LOC144018206 gene encoding uncharacterized protein LOC144018206, with translation MEGFKKNDRWTDEEVQALLSIYGDEETQRHFESATRNDKVYQLITAKLAELSIFHTQKQVREKLKKLKQDYKKLKDHNNRSGNDRKINKWYERLDVILGHRMGCTTGKTKYSAIAMLEAMCEDTAVDEDSSPTDSLTHQAGPSLSSSLPSDVSLSSPVSVEALEGISEDGPSTSGNCAPLSTSSKRKRGRDHLFLDYLREFDEKNGEATRAMLLEEVRLHKEDLELRRQERKEDLELRRQERKEDLELRRQERTKDQQLARELIEQNRRHDRDFQMGFLAVLNRFVDTMSQMPK, from the exons AtggaaggatttaaaaaaaacgatagGTGGACGGACGAAGAAGTGCAGGCTCTCCTGAGCATTTACGGGGACGAAGAGACCCAACGACACTTTGAAAGTGCCACAAGAAACGATAAAGTCTATCAATTGATAACCGCGAAGCTAGCAGAGCTTagcattttccacacacaaaagcaggtaAGGGAAAAACTCAAGAAACTCAAACAGGACTATAAaaaactcaaggaccacaacaaccgaagcggaaatgaccgcaaaattaataaatggtacGAAAGACTGGACGTcattctcggccaccggatgggGTGTACAACCGGTAAAACTAAGTACTCTGCAATTGCAATGCTGGAAGCCATGTGCGAGGACACGGCAGTGGACGAGGATTCGTCACCAACAGACTCGCTAACACACCAAG CGGGACCTTCTCTGAGCTCTTCATTACCTTCTGATGTCTCCCTGAgcagtcctg TTTCAGTCGAGGCGTTGGAAGGGATAAGCGAGGATGGTCCATCCACAAGCGGAAACTGCGCCCCTCTGTCAACTTCCA GTAAGCGCAAACGTGGCCGAGACCACCTGTTTTTGGATTACCTGCGCGAATTTGACGAAAAGAACGGGGAGGCCACGAGAGCGATGTTACTCGAAGAAGTGAGgttgcacaaggaggaccttgagCTCAGACGCCAGGAGCGCAAGGAGGACCTTGAGCTCAGACGCCAGGAGCGcaaggaggaccttgaactcagacgGCAGGAACGCACGAAAGATCAACAGCTGGCACGTGAGCTGATAGAACAAAACCGGAGGCATGACAGAGActtccaaatgggcttcctggcagtcTTAAACAGATTTGTTGACACAATGAGCCAAATGCCAAAGTAA